Proteins found in one Micromonospora sp. WMMD1082 genomic segment:
- a CDS encoding geranylgeranyl reductase family protein, translated as MTVWELVVIGGGPAGLSAAHVAAGLGVRTLVLERAAHPRYKTCGGGLIGTSLAAVAGRIEVPAHDVVDQVTFTLDGRRGFTRRHGGGPLVSMVRREEFDDRLRAAAVAAGAEVRERAGVRSLEQTPEAVRLRLADGETLLARTVVGADGSSGVSARHVGVRYRQVDLGLELELPVPPPQQARWRHRMLIDWGPLPGSYAWVFPKGDRLTVGVIAARGEGERTRRYLRRFVDRLGLAGVSAAHDSGHLTRCRADDSPLRRGRVLVAGDAAGLLEPWTREGISYALRSGALAGTAVAGDDLAGYERAVHDRLVPSMRAGHRLLDVFSRRPEVYHALLATPPGWRMFTRFCRGRAEFDELVGRAPVRAALALAARLPGPRSRRAEVGHANHPGS; from the coding sequence GTGACCGTCTGGGAACTCGTGGTGATCGGCGGTGGCCCCGCCGGACTGTCCGCCGCCCACGTCGCCGCCGGCCTCGGCGTACGCACGCTGGTGCTCGAACGGGCCGCCCATCCCCGCTACAAGACCTGCGGCGGCGGCCTGATCGGCACCTCCCTCGCCGCCGTGGCCGGGCGGATCGAGGTGCCCGCCCACGACGTGGTCGACCAGGTCACCTTCACCCTGGACGGGCGACGCGGCTTCACCCGCCGCCATGGTGGGGGACCGCTGGTGAGCATGGTGCGCCGGGAGGAGTTCGACGACCGGCTGCGGGCCGCCGCGGTGGCCGCCGGGGCCGAGGTCCGCGAGCGGGCCGGGGTCCGTTCGCTGGAGCAGACCCCCGAGGCGGTACGCCTGCGCCTGGCCGACGGGGAGACCCTGCTCGCCCGCACGGTGGTCGGCGCCGACGGGTCCTCGGGGGTGAGCGCGCGGCACGTCGGGGTGCGCTACCGGCAGGTGGATCTGGGGCTGGAACTGGAGCTGCCGGTGCCGCCGCCGCAGCAGGCCCGCTGGCGGCACCGGATGCTGATCGACTGGGGCCCGCTGCCCGGCTCGTACGCCTGGGTGTTTCCCAAGGGCGACCGCCTCACGGTCGGGGTGATCGCCGCCCGGGGCGAGGGGGAGCGGACCCGGCGGTACCTGCGCCGGTTCGTCGACCGGCTGGGCCTGGCCGGCGTGTCCGCCGCGCACGACTCGGGGCACCTGACCCGGTGCCGGGCCGACGACTCGCCGCTGCGGCGGGGTCGGGTGCTGGTCGCCGGTGACGCCGCCGGCCTGCTGGAACCCTGGACCCGGGAGGGGATCAGCTACGCGTTGCGCTCCGGCGCGCTCGCCGGCACGGCGGTAGCCGGCGACGATCTCGCCGGCTACGAACGGGCGGTGCACGACCGGTTGGTGCCGTCCATGCGGGCCGGGCACCGGCTGCTCGACGTCTTCTCCCGGCGCCCGGAGGTCTACCACGCGCTGCTGGCCACGCCTCCCGGGTGGCGGATGTTCACCCGGTTCTGCCGGGGCCGCGCCGAGTTCGACGAGCTGGTGGGTCGGGCGCCGGTCCGGGCCGCGCTGGCCCTGGCGGCCCGCCTGCCCGGGCCGAGAAGCCGGCGCGCCGAGGTGGGGCACGCCAACCATCCAGGATCCTAG
- a CDS encoding GNAT family N-acetyltransferase — MTTTPIRPAQAGDLAAITALLTDAVAKDPMAAWLVPDPTERRHVFHRLLAMEIDHAIEWGNVDITLDMTAVAVWHHHPRPPTAPLFDYHLYTSAGPALPRFQRLHTLTRRYRTAAPHHWLAWLHVTPNTRQQGIGQALLEQHHQRVDQHGHPIDTIATNTPTRNYLTRRGYRAGTPLRTRPHLWPLHRAGRPIPPSPSRSSPTHRPPH, encoded by the coding sequence GTGACCACCACACCGATCCGGCCCGCACAAGCCGGCGACCTGGCCGCCATCACCGCCCTACTCACCGACGCGGTCGCCAAAGACCCGATGGCCGCATGGCTGGTACCCGACCCCACCGAGCGGCGGCACGTCTTCCACCGGCTGCTCGCCATGGAAATCGACCACGCCATCGAATGGGGCAACGTCGACATCACCCTCGACATGACCGCCGTCGCCGTCTGGCACCACCACCCCAGACCACCCACCGCACCCCTGTTCGACTACCACCTCTACACCTCCGCCGGCCCCGCCCTCCCCCGCTTCCAACGCCTCCACACCCTCACCCGCCGCTACCGCACCGCCGCCCCACACCACTGGCTCGCCTGGCTGCACGTCACCCCCAACACTCGCCAACAGGGCATCGGACAGGCACTGCTCGAACAGCACCACCAACGCGTCGACCAACACGGCCACCCCATCGACACCATCGCCACCAACACCCCCACCCGCAACTACCTGACCAGACGCGGCTACCGCGCCGGCACACCCCTGCGCACCCGCCCACACCTGTGGCCCCTACACCGCGCCGGCCGACCCATCCCACCCTCGCCTTCCAGGTCGTCGCCGACGCATCGACCACCACACTGA
- a CDS encoding GNAT family N-acetyltransferase, giving the protein MHTSVTVRPATRTDADPLIAVLAEAFHPGPLAEWLIPHPDDRRTVYHRYFTDAFHHGLAHGQVYTTGDQTAVTIWYPRPTPTPTDNPRRVEELEGIAGAYAPKFVLLEEMFDAFHPDQPHHYLAYAAVDPRRQNRGIGTALLTDYHRRLDQLGMPAYLEASNLHNRRLYLRHDYTAGPTIALPTAGPPIWRMWRGAPTGSGRTLFPPTRPRRRSL; this is encoded by the coding sequence GTGCACACCAGCGTCACCGTCCGACCCGCAACCCGCACCGACGCCGACCCGCTGATCGCCGTACTCGCCGAGGCGTTCCATCCAGGACCCCTCGCCGAATGGCTCATCCCCCACCCCGACGACCGCCGCACCGTCTACCACCGCTACTTCACCGACGCCTTCCACCACGGCCTGGCCCACGGGCAGGTCTACACCACCGGCGACCAGACCGCCGTCACCATCTGGTACCCCCGCCCCACACCCACCCCCACCGACAATCCTCGGCGGGTGGAGGAGCTGGAGGGCATCGCGGGCGCCTACGCGCCGAAGTTCGTCCTGCTGGAGGAGATGTTCGACGCCTTCCACCCCGACCAGCCACACCACTACCTCGCCTACGCCGCCGTCGACCCCCGCCGACAGAACCGCGGCATCGGCACCGCCCTGCTCACCGACTACCACCGCCGGCTCGACCAACTCGGCATGCCCGCCTACCTGGAAGCCAGCAACCTGCACAACCGAAGGCTCTACCTGCGCCACGACTACACCGCCGGCCCCACCATCGCCCTGCCCACCGCCGGGCCACCCATCTGGCGCATGTGGCGCGGGGCACCTACGGGAAGCGGCCGTACCTTGTTCCCGCCGACCAGGCCACGCCGGCGGTCACTGTGA